The sequence TCGCCATCGTTGCCGCCTTCCCTGAACAGGAACGCGAACGTCGTGGAATCCTTGCTGGACCCGCTCTAGCTGCACCCGCCCTTGTTTCTCAAGGATGGGTGGCTGCCGCTCCCGCTGCCAAGATCCTCGCTGCCCGTAATTATCTCACCATTTAAAATCGCTTCCCTACACATTGAAAGCTTTTCTAGATTCtgtctttaacacgttcgctgcTGACCCATGAGAAACATGCCATAAAAATcggtgaaatttattttacagataGCGAACGA comes from Augochlora pura isolate Apur16 chromosome 1, APUR_v2.2.1, whole genome shotgun sequence and encodes:
- the Apd-2 gene encoding apidermin 2; the encoded protein is MKSLVILFAIFAIVAAFPEQERERRGILAGPALAAPALVSQGWVAAAPAAKILAAPAIVSAPALAGGWAGKVW